The DNA segment ccttcctctctgcaacaccttggagaagaaaaattgctgctccccagccagcccaTGACCCATTAACCAGTGAGGACCTTGCTTGGAGACCTCTTTGCCAGCTTGTGTGTTTGGACCCCAGGGATGTGGGTGCCCTCCTGNNNNNNNNNNNNNNNNNNNNNNNNNNNNNNNNNNNNNNNNNNNNNNNNNNNNNNNNNNNNNNNNNNNNNNNNNNNNNNNNNNNNNNNNNNNNNNNNNNNNNNNNNNNNNNNNNNNNNNNNNNNNNNNNNNNNNNNNNNNNNNNNNNNNNNNNNNNNNNNNNNNNNNNNNNNNNNNNNNNNNNNNNNNNNNNNNNNNNNNNTAGGATGGGGCTGTACCAGCACTCTTTCTCTACTTGCAGCCATGCAGTGAGGTTGCTTTTGACTTCTCCTTTCCAAAGCAAGAGCCCCAGAAGCTGCCTGAGTCTCTCTGGAATGGTTTCCAGCTTCTGGGCCTGTCCCCTGACAGGAGGGTGTAGGAAGTGATACTCAACCTTGTTGCACCGAGCAAGCTCTGCTGTGGGTGCCCACCAGGCCTTGTTGGTGGGGGGTTTGTTCTCTACCTGCTGTTAGATTCCTTGTGTGGAAAAGGTGGTTGGGTTCCTCGTGGAAGGAGTgtcaggaaaagctgctgggagggcCAAGAATGAAATATTTGGGTTAGAGATGCTCTATTGCCCCTGGGgccctggctgctggaggaaCATCCCTCactgcagctggggcagggtgCTAATTGAGGCTGGATGTGGGTTAGGTCATGGGGACCTTCTGGGAGTTACGATCAGAAGTGATGAATCATGAAGTGAAGCTCAGGaaagctccagctctgccttaTCAGTGGGTGCTTGTTTGCTGTGGTGtggcagctccagctgatgTCATTCACTGGGGATGGAGATGCTCttatgagggttttttttttcgtgtttgttttgcttttttttttttttttttttttttttttttttttttttttgttaaatgctggcagaacaatttaaaagctgctggagagctggagaaGTGATTGCTGGAGAGGCTGCCAGCCCGGGTTGGGCAGCTGCTTCCCAAGCAGAGCCTGGGAAATGTTCAGTTTCTGGCAGGGTGGGGGTTGTGAAGTTGGGAGAGCAGCaggcaaagaggagaaaggagcaaaTCCATCAGGTGGGGGGGTCACTCCTTGGGTGGCATCCCTGAAAAGCATGGAATGGGAATAACAGGGGCTCAGGGGTTCTGTCCTTGGCTGTTTCTTATCACActctcaggagcagaaggatcAGAGGTTCCTGGGGGGCTGTGCAGTGTCCCTGTGGTTCCCAGGTGGCTGTCCTGTCCTGGCAgtcctcagcccagctctgctcccagctgatTCCAGCAGGGTGCTCAACTGCCCTAAAGTGAATTAGTTGGGCAAATTCCTCCAGGCTCAACTAAGCTTGGCATCCTTTGAGGTTGACATCCTCATTCTCTCTGACAACCCCTGTCTGATGGGTTGGGGTTTGTATTTGTAGCTTTTGAAGTTACATGATTCTAATAGCAGCTTTCTAGTGGCTTTTTTGTCCCTTATCCCAGTGGGGCTGCTCTGGTTCCTGCTCCCAAGCTGCAGCTCCTACACACCAAGCACTGGAGAAACAGGGAAACCAAatcttggcttttcttttccttcccagatgTGTTGGAGGAGGGATGGGCTTGCAGACAAGCTGGTGCTCTTCTGGccacccagctccctggggacaggctgcTGGTGAGCTGGGGGCAGTGGCACGGGGAGCTATCAGCCAAGGGGTCTTCAGACAGGTCTTTTTGTCACCTTGTCCTGAGCAGGGTCAGAAGGAGCTTGTGTTGGCTCTGGGATCCATCCTGGCTGAGCTCTTCAAGTAGCCTGTGGGTAAAGAGGTGATCTGTGGGTGAGGAGGGGATCTGGTGTGGGTGAGGAGGGGATCTGGTGTGGTAAGAGAGGGGATTTGGTGTGGGCTAAGGAGGGGATCTGGTGTGGGTGAGGAGTAGGCATCTGCTGGGTTCCAGATGACCTGAGGAAGATGATGGTTTGTGGGATCTCAGAGGCTGGCAAAGAGCTGTCCCAAGGTTTGCTCCAGAGTCCATGCAGGACAATCAGTCTGGGAACCAAAGCTTTGCTGGTGAGGACCATGCAGGAGCTGAGAAatccagggctgagcagcttgctgccctcagccctgcagtCTCTCCCGGGAATGTCCCTGTGACTTGTCACCTTGCTTGGCTGGGAGCACTCAGCCAGCAGCCAAGCCTCGTCCCTGCATCCAGTTTTGGCTCATCCTCTGGATTTAGACCCCCCCTAGATATTATGGAAATGTCCTGACTCATCCTGCtagcagcactgccagctttTTGAGGTCCTGATTGCTCTGCCTCCCCAGGTTCAAGCAGAACATGAGAACTCTGGTGACCCAAAGCACAAGCAGGCAACGTAGGTGGCTTGGAGAGAGGTGGGAAGCTGGCTTGTGTCCAAGGGATCTGGAAACATCCAcactgtccctgcccatgcagggggttggaaccagatgatctttaggtcccttccaacccaaaccagttgATGATTTACAACCAGGTAATAAACTTTTCAGGCCCTGGAAGGTCCTGCTGAGCTTGGTGTGACAGCAAGGTGTGGTGGTATGGGCCACACAGGCTGTCATCTGCCTGTTGGAGAAGCCACAGATGGCAAGGTGGATGGAGACAGGatgattttacagaaaataaaggtgCAGGTGTTGAAACCCTGACCTGAAGAACACCACCAAAGGTGAAGGGATGCTTGGTCCAGGTTTGTCAGCATGTCCCCCACCCTCAGCTGCCATCACAGCAGCTGATAAGGGTGCTGGAGATAAGGAGCTCCATACCCAGTGCTTGttgcaggcagctggaggtCCTTTGCAGAGATGTCACTTGTGGTGTCCTCCTCCATGGAAGGTGTGCAGCTGAGTGATGCTGTCCTGGCCACCTGCAGCCTTTGGTTTGCACTGATGGCTGCAAACACCCAAAAAGCCATGGGTGAGTCGAGTCCCTGCTCACTGGTGCTGCACTGCAACACCTCAACACATTGAAACATCTCTGGGGCTGGTTCAGCACCTTTCTTGGGTCACCTGCATGGGTGACATTTCATTTGAtatgggagggagaaggggacaTGACACTGAGCAGATCTGGCTGTGGTGGTTGATGTCACCTCCATGGGGAGTGGCTTTGCTGATGAGAAGATCCTGATGTGCCCACCAGTGATGCTCAGCCACAGGTGATCTGCCAGGTCCTGCTCATGAGGAGCCACCAGGAgctttgcctctgctgctgctcctctcagaTAAGCACCAACCTTCTGTCTCTGGAGCAAGGGAGTTTGGCTTCAGGTTCCTCACAAAATCAGCTACTTGAGgtatttgtttttgttggttttttgtccTCTACACTTAGAATAAATAGGTCACCATGGCTTGTTTGTGCTGGAGGGATTCCTTGCTTTTCCCACTGCTGGGCTTGAGAGATGATTTTTGGGGTGTAAATACAAGAATGTATGGGTATGAACAGCCCTCCTGATGTCACTTGGTGTCTGCACGTTCTTCCCCTGGCCCCACCATGCTGAGGGATGGCCCCGGGGCTGAGTTTAGCCCTGGAGAGCAGAAAGCAGtggggggagggagcagagccccagcagtctgctggtggggacagaggggaaaaaatgactCATCTTGGTGCTAAGAAATGGAGAGGAACGAATGAATGCACAAGGACAcaggggggggagaggagaaagagttGTCTTGTGTTATTGTCCCCAGCTGGGGAGTGCTGGCTGCTGAGGAGGAGCTCACTCCCCTGCTGCTTTGCTGGCTGTgggcaggagatgctgagaAGATGGAGGGGGAGATCCCAACCTTGGGGGGAAATGGTGCTGAGCCACACCAGGGTGCTTTAAACCCTCTGGGTCCCCGGGGTTATTTCCCCTCTCTTTATCTGAGATGGCTCTCAGCAGTTTCAAACCAAGAACCTTATTTCCACCTTGATTCCCAAGCCCTCCAGTGGTCCCTCTGAACCCTTCAGTGGGtcctccctgcccctggctGCTCCAAGGCTTTCCCTGTTATTGACACTTTTGTCTCACCCCTAGGACTGGGTGATGGCTCCACAGCAtcacccctcacccccaccaactcctccttctccttggaGAGGAccccagcagggccaggctccaaggctgcagctctccccacaCCAGCTCCTggccagccctggctgcccacCACCACAGGACCTGCTGGAGATGAGATGTCCCCTGGGCCAGCAGAAGGGCACGGCCACAATGCCACCACACTGTCCCCTGCTCCTGTCACCCTGAGCTCCACCACTGCAGCCACCATCACCCCCAGAACAGAGAGCCCATCTGTAGCCTCCAAACCCACCTCGGTACCACCAACCTTGgactcagccccagctccttggacagccagcactgccatcTTGGCAAGAGGCACAACGGATCTGGggacagcccccagccccacagctgcaCCCGCATCCTCTTCAAACCCCACCACTGAGCTGCTCTCAACCCCTGGGACAGTTTTGTCCCCAACGCCTTTCCTCACCAGCCCTGGCACCACCCGGCCACCAGCACTGACCAAGGATGTCCCTTCCCAGGGGACAATGGCCGTGGCATCAAGCCTGGCCGTGGAGCCAACGTCCCCCCCAGTGACTGTGATGAGCCCCACCACAGATGAGGCCATGGCCACTGGCCAAACCACCCTCTCCACTGGTGTCATCATGGAAGAGGTCCCACGTGCCTTGAGTGCAGGTGAGCAGCAACCACTGCCCAGAGGCACGGGGAGATGTGACAGCAGCCCCAAGGTCCTGAAGGAGCAGCCCCACCCCCTCCAAattggaagggaagaaagaggtgGTCAACTTTCTGACAGCTTTCCTGGAGAAGCCTTTGGCATCTGCTCCACTGGTGGAGACAAGGAGTCCTAGATATCAAATtcctggagaggggaaaaaaaatccttaattGCAAATTTGAGGAAAGAATTGGCCTGACAATGGGTGCAGTCTGAGTTAAGAGATTTGGAGGTTTATCTTCTCCCTTCTGGAGACCTCCCTGAGCTGACACCACCTTTGTCTTCTTCTGCAAGCCCAGATAGCTTAGAAGTGCTGCTGGGGCCAGAAAAGGGAGGGACCTGGAGCACTTTCTACCCTTGGCTCGGTCTTAAATGCCAGATGGTTCCAGGAAGAGCATCCAGGAGCATGTCCATAGTCCTCAAGCAAACCCCAGCTGTGTTTCAGTCCAAATCCCTGGGAAAGGGGTCAGAGCACAAAAATAGGAgctgggggttggggggagCTGAGCACTGCCCTTTCTGATGGACCTTCCCTCCATAGGGAGCATCGTGGCCATCACCGTGACGGTCATcgtggtggtggtgctggtttTTGGGGTGGCAGCATACCTCAAGATCAGGTAAGGTTGGTTTTCGGGTGCCTCCCACCCCCTgaggctgcagcccctctcACCATGACGAGGGTGATGCTTGGGGACAAAGCCCTGGTGGGAGATGCTTGGCCCCAAACCTGGTGGGGTGCTGGGCAGCCTCTAGTCCCTCCACGCTGCCTGTCACTGGATCAAAAAGCCAAGGCTTCCTTCCTGGCTTTCCAAGAGCCTGGCTCAGCCTCCAGAGAggctgctcagcaccctcataaCCAGTATTTGTCCCTGGGGGCTGCCATGGGTCTTGCTGTGACATGGACAACAAAGAGCAGCCAGGCCCAGTGCTCATTAATGAGGTTTTGCTGATGGCTGATGCCAGCAAAGGTTTTGTCTGAATTCCCTGCTGTGTCCCACTCTGCTTCAAAGGGAACAAAATCCTGCCTGGCCTTACTTCAGGTCCTGGTGCTTCATGACAAAATATCACAGCCCCCTaaattggtttgggttggaagggacattaaagctcctccagtgccaaccccctgcatgtgcagggacacctcccaccagcccaggttgctccaagccccatccaacctggacttggacactgccagggatggggcagccacagcttccttgggcaacctgggacagggtctcaccaccctcatactacaaaatttcttcctaatgtccaacctaaatctcccctcttccagcttaaaacccttccctctcatcccattCTTCCAGTCCCTTGTCCCAAGTtcctccccagatttcctggagccccttcagacactggaaggtgctcaaaggtctccccagagcctcctcttctccaggatgaacacccccaactctcagcctggctttctCCTGCTCTTGCAGAAATCAGAGCTTTGCTAATGACAATTTCTGATGAACACTTAGAACCCTTTTCCCCCAAGAAGCAGATTTAAAAAGAGCATTGCCAGATGCATCTGTTATAACACTGAGCAGCCAGGTAGGAAATGCtgatttcaaaaagaaaagcagaaaaatcaccAACCAAAAATCACCAATTCTTTTCTATAGAAACACTGActgatttgtttaatttttaaacaccCAAGTACAGTCCAAACTCTGCTATCCCAAAGCTTGACCTAGTTGAGGGCTTGCACCCatcattttactttctttttttgccctaCACTCAAATAATCCACCAAAGGAAGTGGTGACATTGGGTGGTTTGTTTTCCCCCTGGCAGGCACTCCTCCTATGGCAGACTTTTGGATGACCACGACTATGGCTCCTGGGGCAACTACAACAACCCCCTCTACGACGACTCCTAGCAGGGATGAAgcagcaaaacccaaacaaaaaagaaaagcaaatacagaTCTTTAATTTATAAAGGCTTCTGCAGCAGAACATCCACGACCAAGTTGCCCAAGGGCAGGATTCTGACGGGTCcagaggatggagggagggatggagggatggatgggaggGCAGGTGCATGGCACCCACAATAAACCTGAATTTTGGCCTTTGTGTAGGAAACTCTGTGTCCAGGAGGCTGTTGGTCACTTGGGTTGTATGCAAGCAGAGCCAAGCTctccagggaggggagggaaagtctcaccaccctcacactaaaggatttcttcctaatgtcctaaatctcccctcttgcatcttaaaacccttccccctcatcccatttctccaggcccttgtcc comes from the Heliangelus exortis chromosome 4, bHelExo1.hap1, whole genome shotgun sequence genome and includes:
- the PARM1 gene encoding prostate androgen-regulated mucin-like protein 1, with the translated sequence MGCCCRCLLALLLLLPAGLGDGSTASPLTPTNSSFSLERTPAGPGSKAAALPTPAPGQPWLPTTTGPAGDEMSPGPAEGHGHNATTLSPAPVTLSSTTAATITPRTESPSVASKPTSVPPTLDSAPAPWTASTAILARGTTDLGTAPSPTAAPASSSNPTTELLSTPGTVLSPTPFLTSPGTTRPPALTKDVPSQGTMAVASSLAVEPTSPPVTVMSPTTDEAMATGQTTLSTGVIMEEVPRALSAGSIVAITVTVIVVVVLVFGVAAYLKIRHSSYGRLLDDHDYGSWGNYNNPLYDDS